ACATTAacaagcttcgagcaacacggaagggaggcggcattcgcactatttcccctctgccgaggtacaagattagcgcgtcaatctaatctagcgcgggtaataaaactagttgcacttggatttttcactagaccgagtccagacgcgcgcgtgaacattgctgcacaaaaatgcctgtttgctcggttttttgctataaaaagaggtcggggacatcaaatttacaaaaagaaagtgttacatttttTACATATCGTaggtttaattacatttaaatacaattattatattttagtctcaagtaattgttggatttatcgattttgctcgctcagtacaaattgcggatcggtcgagcgacaaatccgacttctcatctctcagaatacaatgacatacttcaacgaaaatgtgttagtgtgcgtgttgtgccactagtcactcgtccgtacacaaaaagagaacgaggtttgcaagatttgtctttgacgtgtgtcattttctatgtatttgtgtcgtcattacagagggcctaccgcaaaccacgtttgacgtgttgcctccctgtcacacttacgtatgaatttacaagtgccatagagaggcaacacgtcgaacgtggtccgcggtagggcctctgattggattttgtatgtaagtgtgtgagaagtgcgactgtgtgcaccttccccccgcgaaaaatggcagtgagatttgtacggtgagatatcgcttgggcccctcccttccgacgtgtcggaagccggtgttgctcgaagttaaCAAGAGTACAATTTTGTAACCATAGTTACTCAAGCAAACAAATCTATCCAAATTTTCCAAGTGGTTAATAGAATATTCTAAAACAAGAGGTTTAttccatcgaaacatacttactgACAACAAATACATACAACACATACTTTCAAAAAAACAACTACTGTCTAAAAATTTTATAACACGTTTCCAAGTCAATTATATTATTAGATAATTatataacatatatataatatatatataaacacttTTATCAGTTTATCACAATCATCAATTCAACCCAATTAAATCACTCCAAGCGATCACTATGAGCACGCTATCGTTTCTCCCTTTTCTTATTAATTTGCGCGTACAAGGCGTGTATGTTGTTCCTTACGGCCTTCTTCAGATCGTTGAAGGCCCGGTTCTGGTGCGGCTTCCTCACTTTGTGCTGCAGGCCGGcgggccggcgcgccgccgccgccaccacgctgggcgcgcccgccgccgccgtcgccagcAGCGCCCGCAGGTACTCCGCGCTAGACTTGCTCTCGTACAGAGCGGCCGCCGACTTGAAGTACGAACATACTTTCCGGCTCAACTTGAAGAACACCCCGACGGTGCAGTTCCGGCTGTGATCGAACGGATCCTGCACGCACATCGGCGTGTCCGCCTTGAGCGGCTGACACATCCCGTTTTTGTACAGATCTTTATACAGATCGAATTCCTCCGGCACGTCGCTCGGCTTCTTAAAACACTCCCGGACTATAGGGTACCCGAGGAACGGGGATACTATACTGTTCTCGAAGTCGAAACTGCTATAGTAGGAGAAGAAACCGCCTAAAATCTGCAGCAGCGACTGTTCGTTGTTGCTCCTATGCTCGCGTTCTTCGAACGCAGTATTCCAATTGTCGACATAATCGTAAGGGACGAGCTTCTGTAAATCGCACACGGGGGGTAATATTTCTATGTGTTGGAGGTAGAAGATTACTAGTAAGGTTAAAGCGTAATTTGGCATTAAATTCGTGCCAGTTAAATTGTGAACTTTGGACCAGTATTTAACTAGTATAGCGAGATCGAGCGCTCTTCTGTCCAAGTGGAGTAGGTAGCATATCAGCTTGCTGTTTCTGACGCCCGAAGGGCTTTTGAAACTTAGATCACAGTTGGTCCGAGTGGGGGTATGTAGGAACTTGACGATGGGGACTTTAGCTTGGGCGATGGCGAAGAGTTGCGCGAAAACGTCGGGTCGGCGGCGGAGGAGGTTGCGGGCGGTGATGACGAGGTTGT
This window of the Cydia fagiglandana chromosome 15, ilCydFagi1.1, whole genome shotgun sequence genome carries:
- the LOC134671545 gene encoding speckle targeted PIP5K1A-regulated poly(A) polymerase, which encodes MLIFKGIMDSQGGDILDPTWLRLEGDFDEQVACLFRYVRLSREEVESFRCLFRDVENTLRTQWPGCEVIPFGSVVTGMGIKTSDVDCYVHVSVWHRMAGDNLVITARNLLRRRPDVFAQLFAIAQAKVPIVKFLHTPTRTNCDLSFKSPSGVRNSKLICYLLHLDRRALDLAILVKYWSKVHNLTGTNLMPNYALTLLVIFYLQHIEILPPVCDLQKLVPYDYVDNWNTAFEEREHRSNNEQSLLQILGGFFSYYSSFDFENSIVSPFLGYPIVRECFKKPSDVPEEFDLYKDLYKNGMCQPLKADTPMCVQDPFDHSRNCTVGVFFKLSRKVCSYFKSAAALYESKSSAEYLRALLATAAAGAPSVVAAAARRPAGLQHKVRKPHQNRAFNDLKKAVRNNIHALYAQINKKREKR